ACAATTTTTAGGTCAAGTGGATAAGCCGGATGTGGATGCTATCGAAGGGTTAAGTCCGGCAATTTCCATCGATCAAAAGTCTACTTCCCATAACCCGCGTTCAACCGTAGGCACCGTTACCGAAATTTACGATTACTTGCGCTTACTATTTGGCAGAGCCGGAGAACCCCACTGTCCGATCTGCGATCGCAATATCGCGCCACAGACGATCGATGAAATGTGCGATCGCATTTTAGAACTTCCAGACCGCACCCGCTTCCAAATTCTCGCACCCGTCGTCCGGGGAAAGAAAGGAACCCATAAGAAATTACTCTCCAGTTTAGCCGCCCAAGGCTTTGTCCGCGTCCGCGTCAACGGCGAAGTCATCGAGTTATCCGACTCCATCGAACTCGATAAAAACTATACCCATAATATTGAAATCGTTATCGACCGTTTAATCAAAAAACCCGATATCCAAGAACGCCTCACCGACTCCCTGGCTACCTGCTTGCGCCATTCTGAAGGGATCGCCATTATCGATATTCTCCCAGAAGCCGAAGCAGAAGGCGAACCCCCCACCCCCCTCATCTTCTCAGAAAACTTCGCCTGTCCCGAACATGGCGCAGTCATGGAAGAACTCTCGCCGCGCCTGTTTTCCTTTAACTCACCCTATGGCGCGTGTCCAAATTGTCACGGGTTGGGAAGTTTGCGAACCTTCAGCGAAGAATTGCTCGTTCCCGATCCTAGCGCGCCTGTCTATATGGCGATCGCACCTTGGTCAGAAAAGGACAACTCCTACTACCTCTCGCTGTTGTATAGCGTGGGTAAGGCTTGCGGTTTTGAAATTCAAACCCCTTGGAACCAACTCACCGCCGAACAACAACACATCATCCTTCACGGAACCGAACATGAAATCTATATTGAAGCCGACTCCGCCTATCGCGAAAGTAAAGGCTATCACAAACGCTACCAAGGCGTCATTCCCATCCTCGATCGCCAGTATAGAGAAACCGGATCGGAACTGCAAAAACAGAAACTCGAACCCTACTTAATTGATAAACCCTGCGCGGTTTGCGATGGAAAGCGCCTCAAACCGGAAGCCTTAGCCGTGCGTTTAGGACAATATCGCATTCTCGACTTAACCAGCCACTCCATCCGCGAAAGCTTAGAACGCATTCACCAACTGCAACTCACCCCCAGACAAGCACAAATTGGCGACTTAGCCTTACGGGAAATTCAAGCCAGGTTGCAATTCTTACTCGATGTTGGCTTAGATTATCTCACCCTAGATCGTTCCGCCATGACGCTATCGGGAGGAGAAGCGCAACGCATCCGCCTCGCCACGCAAATTGGCGCGGGTTTAACCGGAGTTCTCTACGTTTTAGATGAACCGAGTATTGGACTGCATCAGCGCGATAATGGCAGGCTATTACAAACCCTCACTAAGCTGCGCGATATTGGGAATACCTTAATTGTGGTAGAACATGATGAGGAAACCATCCGCAATGCAGATTACTTAGTCGATATTGGCGTAGGTGCAGGCGTACATGGGGGAAATATCGTAGCTCAAGGTCAATTAAACGATATCCTTGATGCTCCCGATTCTCTCACAGGCGCGTATCTTTCGGGAAGAAGAGCGATCGCCACTCCCGCCACTCGCAGACCGGGCAATGGTAAAAGCTTAATCCTAAAAAACTGCCACCGCAACAACCTCAAGCAGATTGATGTCGAAATTCCATTAGGGAAATTAGTCACCATTACCGGCGTTTCCGGTTCGGGAAAATCAACCCTGATTAACGAGTTACTTTATCCCGCCCTGCAACATCATCTCACGCGCAAAGTCCCTTTCCCAACCGCACTGGGCAAAATTAAAGGCCTCAACGCCATCGATAAAACCATTGTCATCGATCAATCGCCCATTGGCAGAACGCCGCGTTCTAACCCTGCAACCTATACTGGCGTGTTTGATGTCATCCGCGCTGTATTTGCCGAAACCATCGAAGCCAAAGCCAGAGGTTACAAACAAGGCCAGTTTTCCTTTAATGTGAAAGGGGGACGTTGCGAAGCTTGCGGCGGACAAGGCGTAAACGTGATTGAAATGAACTTTCTCCCCGATGTTTACGTGCAATGCGAAGTCTGCAAAGGGGCAAGATACAACCGGGAAACCCTGCAAGTTAAGTATAAGGGTTTTTCGATTGCTGATGTGTTGAATATGACAGTAGAGGAAGCCTTAGAAGCCTTCCAAAATATCCCCAAAGCCGCCAGCCGCCTGCAAACCCTACTCGATGTCGGGTTAGGCTATATTCAATTAGGTCAACCCGCACCGACGCTATCAGGTGGAGAAGCACAACGGGTAAAGCTAGCCTCGGAGTTATCCCGCCGCGCCACTGGAAAGACGCTATACCTCATTGACGAACCCACAACCGGGTTATCCTTCTACGACGTGCATCAACTGTTAAACGTGCTGCAACGCTTGGTAGATAAAGGAAATTCCATTATCGTCATCGAACATAACTTAGACGCGATCCGCTGTTCCGATTGGGTGATAGACTTAGGCCCAGAAGGAGGCGATCGCGGTGGTGAAATTATCGCTCAAGGTACCCCAGAAGCGATCGCGGAAGTCCCCCATTCCTACACGGGACAATACCTCAAACACGTCCTCCAACAATACCCACCCCAACCCGAAGTCTAGAATGGAGGGGGAGATTAAGCAGTTTGCATCCCTATGGCAAAATCTGTATACTGTCTCATTTTTGGCTCATGGAAGGCTAACACAATATCTTCTTTAGGGACGCCTGCACGAACTAAGTCAGTCGCGATCCCTTCTTCAGTCCAATCTTCTTCGATCCAAAACTGTCCGTTCCGAATCCACACATATACAGTTATACCCGTAATGCGATCGCCTTTTTGCCAGCCAGATAAGTTAAAAATTATTCAATTTCTTTTCCACCCATTTCTCGTGGGTGGCGTTTATTATGGAATAAAATATAGCGTTTAATCCAGTTAATATAGCTTTTTTCGGTTTTATAAGAGTAATGCTTTACACGAATAACATCACGGACTTGTTCAAGGAGTTTTTTAGGGAGTTTTTCCATCGGGTGATATTCAGAATCTTTCTGGATAATATGACGATTGGATATGTTATCCCGAAAGTTTCTGGCTATCATCGGAAAATATACGGAAAGTTTCTGGATAACATTCTCTGCGGGGGGATTATACAGAAAGTTTCTGTTTTTTGTCCTCTGGGGATTGATTATCCAGAAAATGTCGGGATAATAAGTAGTTATGCCGCTCAATCTCTGGTTAGGATGTATATCAAGGCTGTTTCCTGGAAGTCAGCCCTTCGTGTATTGCCTGAAAAGACTTGATGAGTAAGCAAATAACTAAGAACCAACATTATGTCCCCCAATGCTTGCTTAAGCATTTTTGTTTTGACGCGAAGAAGGGGAAGAAGATAAATATATTTGATATAGAAAGGTCTGTTGTGAGATATAACCAGTCAGTCAAGGAGGTTTTCTCACAAAACTATTTTTATGGTAAGGACAATGAAGTTGAAACCTTCATGGCTGAAAATATAGAAGGTTCAGCTTCAAAAGTACTAGATAAAATCGTTGATGGAGACTTCACTATAGTTGACGAAGATGTCTTAACTTTACACAGATTTATTTTATCCCTTTTTTATAGAACACCTGAAGCAAGTGAAAGAGTAAGTGGATTTGTAAATTCACAGCTTGAGTCAGTGGTGCGTGAACTTTTGAGCTTGAACGGATTTGATCCAGAAGAAGCAAGTGCTGGGCGATTCAACTTTTATCAAGACCGATTAGCATCTCTAATTACTGTTCAAGGAGTGCTTGATTCCATAATCCTAAGAGATTTGGATTGCCACATTATTAAAAATGAAACTGCATCAGAGTTCTATATATCTGATCATCCTGTATTCATCTACAATTGGCTCTACCGAGATTTAGAACATCCTGGAGTTACAAGCATTACTGCAACTGGACTACAGATTTTTCTTCCCCTCTCTCCTCAAATAACACTTTGCCTATATGATCCAAAAGTATATAAATATGGGCAAAAAAGTTTGGTAACTTGCATTTCAAAAGATGAAGACATTGAAATCTTAAATTCTTTTCAGGTAATCAACTCAGATTCGATTATAGGATTTCATTCAAAACAAAACGAAGCTCACGTAAAGCAATTGTACGAAAGATATAAAAGCATAAAGTTGCATCAGTACGAGAGTGGCATTTTATCAACTCAAGAGGAAGGCGAGGGGAAAATAAGATCGACACATTTTGTTTTCACTAGACAAGCAAAGTTAAGGAAAATGCCTTCGTTTGTAAAAATTAAAAAGGAAGCTAGAAGCTACGCGTCTTCATACCAAGAGAGAGATCCTGAACTATCTGCAAAACACATGGAGTTCAAAAAGTTTATAAACGAGCAAAGACAACGCAGTATTATTGAGTTAAATCAAGGTGATCTTTAATATATTAGCTACACGGCATGACAACCCGGCTGGAGCGGACTGTTGAGAGATATTGGTGGTGTTGCAAAGGTTACTTGCAGCCGCTCAGCCGGAACGTTAGATGTCCAGTTTAGCTAGCTGAAGCCAATCGCCGGAGAGATGAAGTACACAATGACTCTGTTTTAGATAGAAGATGCTCTAGCGCAAGTCAGATAACTGATTGAGCTATGTATATCTTCTATTCTGTAGGATTCTGATAATGAGTGGGGGAGTTATGGCGATCGATCTCAGCCTAGTCTACCCTTTTAGCATGAGTGCGATCGCGGGAATTCCAAAAGCGATCGCGGAAGTCCCCCATTCCTACACCGGACAATACCTTAAACACGTCCTCCAACAATACCCACCCCAACCCGAAGTCCAGAATGGAGGGGGAGATTAAAAGTTAAATAATTTATGCGATCGCTTGCTGAACCTCAATGATTACTCTTGACATTAAAGGCGTTAACCGGAAAGAAAATCACAGTAGTTATTAATGAAACTGGAGACCGAAAAAAAGGGAAAGCAACGGATTATGTAGCGAGGCAATAATTGGGAAGTGTGGACAAAATAGACCGGGGAATAGTCACGGTCAATGCTTATGGCATTATTGACTCAGCGAAGTCAACCATAGTAGAAGCAAGGTGGGCATTGCCCACCTATACTTTCATGCACCGATCGCTATAGCCTGTCCTTTAGCCACAGTAGCTAAAAGAGCTAAAACTTGAGGTGCTAGAGGTTTGAGATCAGCTAAACGATTGGAGGGTGCTTGCAAAACAATTACCGCAATATCAAACTGTGGCAGATTCTGTTGAAATGACAGGTTGCGATCAACAGTGATGAAAATATCAAACTCTGCTTCCGCAAGAGCAAGAAGCTGTCCATTCTTGACTCCTGCCCATCCCATTTGCGGAACTGTTTTCACTTCGTAGCCAGGAAATTCTCTTGCAAGTTTGCGATCAATGCATTCATCTAACAGGAGCCTTATACTATGCCACCATGCCTATTAGCTGTTTCCCAGCTTCCTCCAGCAAGGCGATGACCTGTTCTCTACTCACAGTTGGAAATCCATCTAAAAAGTCGTCGATTGATTCACCTGCTTTGAGATAATCTAGAAGCGTTTGAACAGGAACCCTAGTACCAGCAAAAACTGGAGTACCGCCCATAACATCAGGAGACGTGCTGATAATTGAAGTATTGCCAAGCATGAGTTCCCGTTCCTCAAGTGCTGTCTTCATTATTTTATCAATTCTTTACGCAAACAGCGCGGTCTAACAATCCCGTTGCACACCGACCGTTCAAGTGTTGTCGGGAAGAGCGAGAGATTGTCTGCGGCGGGTGAACGGGGTCGTTAGATGTCCAGTTTAGCTAGCTGAAGCCAATCGTTGGAGAGATGAAGTACACAATGACTCTGTTTTAGATAGAAGATGCTCTAGCGCAAGTCAGACAACTGATTGAGCTATGTATATCTTCCATTCTGTAGGATTCTGATAATGAGTGGGGGAGTTATGGCGATCGCCTTCAGTCTACCCTCTTCTTTTGGGATTAGTGCGATCGCGGGAATTCCAGAAGCGATCGCCGAAGTCCCCTATTCCTACACGGGACAATATCTCAAACACGTTCTCCAACAATACCCACCCCAACCCGAAGTGCAGAATGGAGCAGAAGATTAAGCAGTTTGCATCCCTATGGCAAACTCTGTATACTGTCTCATTTTTGGCTCATGGAAGGCTAACACAATATCTTCTTTAGGGACGCCTGCGCGAACTAAGTCAGTCGCGCTCCCTTCTTCAGTCCAATCTTCTTCGATCCAAAACTGTCCGTTCCGAATCCGCACATATACAGTTATACCCGTAATGCGATTACCAGCGTCTAAAAAGCATCACTTTACTGATGCAGAAACTGCCTGTCAATCGGTGCAGGATTTTATAGAGCCGCATGATATTGTTCTTGTCAAAGGCTCAAGAGCAATGCAGATGGAGAAAATTGTTGAAGTGCTTAAAGCGAAAAATGAGAACTAACCCGCGATCTGAGCTTGATAGGAGAATCAAATCTATAATGGAAGATGCATTCTCTGAAGCAAGCAATATGTCCCTCAGCGAACTGTTGCCTACGGTTAATCAGTTATCTCATCAAGATAAGCTTCGACTTATCCATTTTCTCCTCCTTGCGGTTGCTAGGGAAGAAGGGTGTAGTCTAGAACCTACTGAAAGGATTGCTTCAGAGCATGTTCTTCTCAACCAACTTGCATCAACTGAGGCAGTAGTCTGGTCTCCTCAAGCAGATAGCGAGTCAGTTCAAGCCTTGTCAGATCTTCTGATGGCAGCGAAGGAAGCGACTAATGCGTGATGGACAGAGATATTCCTTTACTGAGCGCATTGACAGTCTTGGGCGCTCTGTCATCATGCCATATTTACCCTTGACTCTCACATTGGGCAATCAATCCCAAGAAGTGACTGCATTGCTGGATACAGGTGCGAGTGTCAATGTTCTACCCTACGAAATGGGTCTACAGCTAGGGGCAGTTTGGGAAAATCAAACTGTCTCAATTCCGTTGAGTGGTAATTTAGGGCGAAGTAGTTCACGCGGTTTGGTTGTGTCTGCTACGATCTCTCAATTCCATCCAGTGCTACTTGGGTTTGCTTGGACTGAATCGAGAGATGTACCTGTCATTCTTGGACACATGAATTTCTTTGCAGAGTTCAACGTGTGTTTTTATCGACACGAGTTGGCTTTTGAAGTTTGCCCAAAGAGCGGGTAAGTTTGGCACCACACAGTCAGCAACCTAACAACCCCAATGCACCCGACCGCCGAGAGGTTGCCTGTGAGCATTGAGGTTATTGGCGGCGGGTGATTGGGAACGTTAGATGTCCAGTTTAGCTAGCTGAAGCCAATCGCCGGAGAGATGAAGTACACAATGACTCTGTTTTAGATAGAAGATGCTCTAGCGCAAGTCAGACAACTGATTGAGCTATGTATATCTTCCATTCTGTAGGATTCTGATAATGAGTGGGGGAGTTATGGCGATCGCCTTCAGTCTACCCTCTTCTTTTGGGATTAGTGCGATCGCGGGAACTCCAGAAGCGATCGCCGAAGTCCCCCATTCCTACACCGGACAATACCTCAAACACGTCCTCCAACAATACACACCCCAACCCAAAGTCCAGAATGGAGGGATAGATTAAAGTTGAAACGATTTATCCCATCACTAACCAAAAGTGAGTTCTCACCCAGCCCATCTCAACACATTGACCCTTTACTAGAATCGGACAATTTCAATCGTGCGTCGCGATCGCTGAAAACAGACATCAAATTCTCGAAAGAAGTTTGTTTGCCCAAGAATTAAGGGTATCTGAGAGGCTTGTGCCCAAGCAAAGGCTAAGCGAACTGGTTCCAGATGCCCAATTTGAACATACACAAATAAACCCCATGCTTCAACCGTTGCAAGATTTCCAGCCAACGGCAAGCGGACAGTTTGTTCCCCCCAAATTGCACCCAATTGCAGCCCGATACCATAAGGTAAGAGATTGACCGTAGATCCTGTATCTAGCAGTGCATTCGTAGAAACAGAGGAGCCTGCATGACTCAGGGTAATGGGAATCGTAGGTAATGCTTCATCGTCAGAAAAGGGAAACTCGATTGTACTAGGCACGAGTCGATGCCTCTTGGTCATCCTGAATCATCTGCATCAGGATGTTTGCCGCTTCCGTTGCGTCGTAGGGCGACCAAATCGGGTACTCTGATGCAGAAAAGATGACTTGTAGTTCAGCATCTGGAATTTGTGTAGCTAGCAGTTTGAAGAGTGATAATTTGTCTGACTGGCTTAGATCGTTGACCAAAGGAAGCAACTCAGCGAGAGACATGGCTTAAACTCCCAAACACGCGAGGATACATTGATCATAAGCGATCGGTGAGATACGGTCTAACAAGCCCGTTGCACACCGACCGAAGGGGGCGATCGGTTATGATGCAGAGGTTATCTGCGGCGGGTGAACGGGGTCATTAGCCTGCTTGAGCTACCTGTTGGGGCGTATGCCAAAGTTATCTGTTAGCGTATAGACGTAGAAATTTTTCACATGTATCTGATATGGCAAAAATAGTTTCCATTTTTAACAACAAAGGCGGTGTTGGAAAATCAACTATCTGCTGGAATCTTTCAGATGCTCTTGCAAGGCTTGGTAAGCGAGTACTTCTAATTGACTTTGATCCGCAATGTAATCTTTCTATAGCAGTCTTAGGGGAATCAGTTTTTGTAAACACTCTGCCTACACAGAACGTGCCATATGGCACAACGATTAGATCTTTTTTACAGCGATTTCTTCAAAATACAGGAGGCGAAGAACTCTTTTTACATAGAGGTATTCACACCCACCCAAATGTAGCTGTTGTTGCAGGCGATTTTTGGCTTAACGTTTATGCTGACTCGCTTAACGTGGGTTCGGATCTCCTTTCAGGTACAGGGCTTTCACGCTATGTTGCTCTACGACGCATTGTTGAGAAGGCTGAGAAGGAAGAAGGAGAAAATTTCGACTTCGTTTTTATCGATCTTCCACCCTCATTTGGTGCGCTTGTTCGCGCAGCCTTTTATTCTTCTGATTACTATATTGTTCCTTGTACTTCAGATAATTTCAGCGTCTACTGCGTTGGTTTAATTGGTCAAATGGTGCCCTCCTTTATTCGTGATTGGCAGAGCGGTTTAGCTCGGTTCACGGAGAGTAATCCTCATTTTAGTGAATTCAATAATTTAGGGCAGCCTATTTTTGCAGGCTGGATTTTTAATGGTTTCGATACTGCTAGGCGTAGACGCACATCCGATGAGATTGCCGCAGGTGCCCCTTTGGGGGAAAAAGAAATGAACCAAGCTGATGAAACTATGCATGACAGAATTGCAGAAGCAGTGCAAGACGATCTTGTAGATGTAATTGGAAGACAAATCACCGCATACAACTCAATAGCAAATGTACCCACTGAAAACTTTCGGATTGGAGATGTTGAGGATGCCAATGTACTAATTCAAAATAGTTTGTGGCTTAATGTTCCTCTTGGTCAACTTGAACATCATAAGCAAGTTGTTAGCCTTCGAGATAGAAGTAAGTGGGCAGACAATCAGATTGAGCAAATTCGTTTGTTTCGCCAGAAGTTTGAGGAAACCGCAAGGCTTGTTGAACAAATCTGTATTTGAACAAGTAAGCACAAAATTTGCTGTACATGTCGCAGGCTAACACTTCATGGCAGCGGACGGTCGAAAACCGCTGGTTAGGTTGCAAAGGTTATCTGCCGCCGCTGCATTTTGCCGTTAGACAGACGGAAACTTCATCAATTCTATAACTGGCTTGCACAACAGGGAGATTTTGGATCTTCAGATTTTGTAGAGTATTGTTATGCAAGGCTGACATTTGACTAAGTAGGTGCTTTGGCAAAAAATTATGCGTCCAAACGTTGACTCTCAGAAGATACAACGGCTGATGCAAGTCTTGGGTAGAGAAGCTCAGGGAGCAGGCTGTATTTACTTTACAGGTGGTGCTAGTGCTTTCCTGATTGGATAGCGTAGTTCAACAGTTGATGTCGATATTCGTCTAGATCCCGAACCCGCCGGTATTTTTCAGGCGATCGCCACACTTAAACAGGAGTTAAACATCAATATTGAGCTGGCTTCTCCACAAGATTTCTTACCCCCTCTTCCAGGATGGCGCGACAGAAGTATATTTATTGGCAAACAAGGTCAAATCTCGTTTTATCACTATGACTTTACTGCCCAAGCTCTCTCTAAGCTATCTAGGGGATTCGATCGTGATATTAAAGATGTTCAAGCGATGTACGAACAAAAATTATTTTCCCTGAAAGACTTACGGGATTGCTTTGAAGTCATTGCACCTGACTTAATCCGATTTCCTTCTCTTAACCCTGATGTGCTTAGAAGCAGAGTTGAGAATTTCATTAAGCGTTTTGAAGATGCTCTAGAGGAGGATTAGTTATGAATTTAAGTGAGTTGCCGGGAGCAGAATTGATCCTGCCTGGATTGAATGATCTTCATAAAGGCGAGACTAATACTATTGCATCATTGTTAGTTGCGATCGCGGCAACGCGGTTAATAGAAGCGGGTCTAGATGTTCCCAAGGATCATTTAGCTCCAGAGCCAGAACTGACTTTATACTCCCGTCTTCAAGATGAGCGAGATGATGCTTACCCTTACTATAAGGCTTTGCTGAATCGCCTCAATAGTTTTTGCAATGCACTTGAAGTTGGTTATGAATATAAGCCGTCTAACAAACAAAATGCAGCGGACAGTTGAAAGCGGTTGATGGTATTGCTTGGTCTACTAGCTGCCGCTGATTTGGGTCGTTGCCTCACTGTTGCTCTCAGTGTGAGTGCTGTTCCTAGCTATTCTCAATCTCGTCTTGCCAGAGAAGTTGTCCAAGGAATTTTGATAGAAATAGGT
The genomic region above belongs to Desertifilum tharense IPPAS B-1220 and contains:
- a CDS encoding DUF4238 domain-containing protein, with the translated sequence MSKQITKNQHYVPQCLLKHFCFDAKKGKKINIFDIERSVVRYNQSVKEVFSQNYFYGKDNEVETFMAENIEGSASKVLDKIVDGDFTIVDEDVLTLHRFILSLFYRTPEASERVSGFVNSQLESVVRELLSLNGFDPEEASAGRFNFYQDRLASLITVQGVLDSIILRDLDCHIIKNETASEFYISDHPVFIYNWLYRDLEHPGVTSITATGLQIFLPLSPQITLCLYDPKVYKYGQKSLVTCISKDEDIEILNSFQVINSDSIIGFHSKQNEAHVKQLYERYKSIKLHQYESGILSTQEEGEGKIRSTHFVFTRQAKLRKMPSFVKIKKEARSYASSYQERDPELSAKHMEFKKFINEQRQRSIIELNQGDL
- a CDS encoding DUF5615 family PIN-like protein, which encodes MRLLLDECIDRKLAREFPGYEVKTVPQMGWAGVKNGQLLALAEAEFDIFITVDRNLSFQQNLPQFDIAVIVLQAPSNRLADLKPLAPQVLALLATVAKGQAIAIGA
- a CDS encoding ParA family protein produces the protein MAKIVSIFNNKGGVGKSTICWNLSDALARLGKRVLLIDFDPQCNLSIAVLGESVFVNTLPTQNVPYGTTIRSFLQRFLQNTGGEELFLHRGIHTHPNVAVVAGDFWLNVYADSLNVGSDLLSGTGLSRYVALRRIVEKAEKEEGENFDFVFIDLPPSFGALVRAAFYSSDYYIVPCTSDNFSVYCVGLIGQMVPSFIRDWQSGLARFTESNPHFSEFNNLGQPIFAGWIFNGFDTARRRRTSDEIAAGAPLGEKEMNQADETMHDRIAEAVQDDLVDVIGRQITAYNSIANVPTENFRIGDVEDANVLIQNSLWLNVPLGQLEHHKQVVSLRDRSKWADNQIEQIRLFRQKFEETARLVEQICI
- a CDS encoding retropepsin-like aspartic protease, which encodes MRDGQRYSFTERIDSLGRSVIMPYLPLTLTLGNQSQEVTALLDTGASVNVLPYEMGLQLGAVWENQTVSIPLSGNLGRSSSRGLVVSATISQFHPVLLGFAWTESRDVPVILGHMNFFAEFNVCFYRHELAFEVCPKSG
- a CDS encoding DUF433 domain-containing protein, with product MLGNTSIISTSPDVMGGTPVFAGTRVPVQTLLDYLKAGESIDDFLDGFPTVSREQVIALLEEAGKQLIGMVA
- the uvrA gene encoding excinuclease ABC subunit UvrA → MSHPANLSDPLPQASQNGHHAASQNTIRIRGARQHNLKNIDLELPRDRLIVFTGVSGSGKSSLAFDTIFAEGQRRYVESLSAYARQFLGQVDKPDVDAIEGLSPAISIDQKSTSHNPRSTVGTVTEIYDYLRLLFGRAGEPHCPICDRNIAPQTIDEMCDRILELPDRTRFQILAPVVRGKKGTHKKLLSSLAAQGFVRVRVNGEVIELSDSIELDKNYTHNIEIVIDRLIKKPDIQERLTDSLATCLRHSEGIAIIDILPEAEAEGEPPTPLIFSENFACPEHGAVMEELSPRLFSFNSPYGACPNCHGLGSLRTFSEELLVPDPSAPVYMAIAPWSEKDNSYYLSLLYSVGKACGFEIQTPWNQLTAEQQHIILHGTEHEIYIEADSAYRESKGYHKRYQGVIPILDRQYRETGSELQKQKLEPYLIDKPCAVCDGKRLKPEALAVRLGQYRILDLTSHSIRESLERIHQLQLTPRQAQIGDLALREIQARLQFLLDVGLDYLTLDRSAMTLSGGEAQRIRLATQIGAGLTGVLYVLDEPSIGLHQRDNGRLLQTLTKLRDIGNTLIVVEHDEETIRNADYLVDIGVGAGVHGGNIVAQGQLNDILDAPDSLTGAYLSGRRAIATPATRRPGNGKSLILKNCHRNNLKQIDVEIPLGKLVTITGVSGSGKSTLINELLYPALQHHLTRKVPFPTALGKIKGLNAIDKTIVIDQSPIGRTPRSNPATYTGVFDVIRAVFAETIEAKARGYKQGQFSFNVKGGRCEACGGQGVNVIEMNFLPDVYVQCEVCKGARYNRETLQVKYKGFSIADVLNMTVEEALEAFQNIPKAASRLQTLLDVGLGYIQLGQPAPTLSGGEAQRVKLASELSRRATGKTLYLIDEPTTGLSFYDVHQLLNVLQRLVDKGNSIIVIEHNLDAIRCSDWVIDLGPEGGDRGGEIIAQGTPEAIAEVPHSYTGQYLKHVLQQYPPQPEV